A portion of the Corticium candelabrum chromosome 5, ooCorCand1.1, whole genome shotgun sequence genome contains these proteins:
- the LOC134180528 gene encoding ras-related protein Rab-4B-like encodes MAESYDYLFKFLVIGGPGVGKSCILHQFIDGKFKQESSHTIGVEFGSKLVNAAGKTVKLQIWDTAGQERFRSVTRSYYRGAAGALLVYDIASRETYNALTNWLTDARTLASPNIVIILVGNKKDLEADREVTFLEASRFAQENELMFLETSALTGENVEEGFLKCARSILSKVDAGELDPERMGSGIQYGDSTLRRLHQQQPQGNSCKC; translated from the exons ATGGCTGAATCTTACG ATTATctgttcaagtttctagtcaTTGGCGGCCCAGGCGTTGGAAAGTCGTGCATTCTTCATCAGTTCATCGATGGCAAAT TTAAACAGGAGTCGTCTCACACAATTGGCGTTGAGTTTGGATCTAAGTTAGTGAATGCGGCTGGAAAGACGGTGAAACTGCAAATCTGGGATACAGCTGGACAGGAGAGATTTCG TTCTGTGACGAGAAGCTACTACAGAGGAGCAGCTGGGGCTCTCTTAGTTTATGATATCGCGAG CCGTGAGACATAtaatgcacttaccaattggTTGACTGATGCTCGCACACTCGCTAGTCCGAATATTGTTATTATCCTTGTTGGTAACAAAAAGGATTTAGAAGCTGATCGAGAGGTTACGTTTCTTGAGGCAAGTCGGTTTGCCCAGGAAAATG AGCTTATGTTTTTGGAAACTAGCGCACTTACGGGAGAAAATGTTGAGGAAGGCTTTCTTAAATGTGCTCGTTCAATTTTGTCAAAAGTTGATGCAG GTGAATTGGATCCTGAGAGAATGGGTTCTGGCATTCAGTACGGGGACAGCACATTGAGGAGGCTTCATCAGCAACAACCACAGGGAAACTCATGCAAATGCTGA